In Cryptomeria japonica chromosome 10, Sugi_1.0, whole genome shotgun sequence, a genomic segment contains:
- the LOC131051676 gene encoding uncharacterized protein LOC131051676 codes for MMFRSSCCLMDHPGFLSESCSFSKYKYRFSRCASFKKCLGLKSSEPSAVELSRRAFSESNLMLPLTRNKESNQRIGACHFCRVMRSRKSGFLVAADHSRVEFKRMVMMNSPNQESHHENWPPFGEVQSERDIIHHPENSLEVHKKQVTHKCFDSLDGGSMSENSVMAENWLGLKVGLNGMALVCTQRGCAPAHVCEIEHRNESSEIHGGDGGRGEEESCGTESSSTDLYYQMMLEANPDNPLLLRNYAKFLHEVQHDMKRAEAYFCRAILASPGDGEIMSLYAKFIWESHKDPARAETYFERAVEAAPEDCNVIASYAYFLWTCEEDEEENVITTE; via the exons ATGATGTTTAGATCTTCTTGCTGTTTGATGGATCATCCTGGTTTTCTTTCAGAGTCTTGTAGTTTTAGCAAATATAAGTACAGATTTTCTAGGTGTGCTAGTTTTAAGAAGTGCTTAGGCCTGAAAAGTAGTGAGCCCTCTGCAGTTGAGCTATCTAGAAGGGCTTTTTCAGAAAGTAATCTGATGCTCCCTCTCACCAGGAATAAGGAAAGCAATCAGAGAATTGGGGCATGTCATTTTTGTAGAGTAATGCGGTCAAGGAAGAGTGGGTTTTTAGTTGCTGCAGATCATAGCAGAGTTGAATTCAAGAGGATGGTTATGATGAATTCTCCCAATCAGGAAAGCCATCATGAGAATTGGCCTCCTTTCGGAGAAGTTCAATCCGAGAGGGATATAATCCACCATCCCGAGAATTCTCTAGAAGTACATAAAAAACAGGTTACCCACAAATGTTTTGACTCTTTGGACGGTGGAAGTATGTCTGAAAATTCTGTAATGGCAGAGAACTGGCTGGGTTTAAAGGTTGGACTGAATGGAATGGCTTTAGTCTGCACTCAAAGAGGATGTGCCCCTGCCCATGTATGTGAAATAGAGCATAGAAACGAAAGCTCCGAGATTCATGGCGGTGATGGTGGTAGAGGGGAAGAGGAAAGCTGTGGAACAGAATCCAGCAGCACAGATTTGTATTATCAAATGATGTTGGAAGCAAACCCTGATAATCCTCTTCTGCTGAGAAACTATGCCAAGTTTTTGCACGAG GTTCAACATGACATGAAGAGAGCAGAAGCATACTTCTGCAGGGCCATATTGGCAAGCCCTGGGGATGGAGAGATCATGTCACTGTATGCCAAATTCATATGGGAAAGCCACAAGGATCCAGCTCGGGCCGAAACTTACTTTGAAAGAGCAGTGGAAGCTGCCCCTGAAGACTG CAATGTTATTGCATCTTATGCATATTTCCTCTGGACCTgcgaagaggatgaagaagagaatGTCATTACTACAGAATAA
- the LOC131051675 gene encoding uncharacterized protein LOC131051675: protein MMFGSSSCLMDHPGFLSESCSFSKYKYRFSRRASFKKCLGLKSRERSAAELSRRAFSESNLMLPLIRNEETNQRIGACHFCRVMWSWKNGLLVAADHSRVEFKRMVMMNSPNQESHHENWTPFGEVQSERDMIHHPEKSLEVDKKQVTHNFYDSGDSGSMSENSVMAENWLGLKVGLNGMALFCTERGCAPAHVCEIEHRNEGSDFQDCRGEDESSRTESSSTDLYYQMMLEANPDNPLLLRNYAKFLHEVQHDMKRAEQYFCRAILASPGDGEIMSLYAKFIWESHKDPARAETYFERAVKAAPEDCYVIASYANFLWTCEEDEEENGITTE, encoded by the exons ATGATGTTTGGATCTTCTTCCTGTTTGATGGATCATCCTGGTTTTCTTTCAGAGTCTTGTAGTTTTAGCAAATATAAGTACAGATTTTCTAGGCGTGCTAGTTTTAAGAAGTGCTTAGGCCTGAAAAGTAGGGAACGCTCTGCAGCTGAGCTATCTAGAAGGGCTTTTTCAGAAAGTAATCTGATGCTCCCTCTCATCAGGAATGAGGAAACCAATCAGAGAATTGGGGCATGTCATTTTTGCAGAGTAATGTGGTCATGGAAGAATGGGTTATTAGTTGCTGCAGATCATAGCAGAGTTGAATTCAAGAGGATGGTTATGATGAATTCTCCCAATCAGGAAAGCCATCATGAGAATTGGACTCCTTTCGGAGAAGTTCAATCCGAGAGGGATATGATCCACCATCCCGAGAAATCTCTAGAAGTAGATAAAAAACAGGTTACCCACAATTTTTATGACTCTGGGGATAGTGGAAGTATGTCTGAAAATTCTGTAATGGCAGAGAACTGGCTGGGTTTAAAGGTTGGACTGAATGGAATGGCTTTGTTCTGCACTGAAAGAGGGTGTGCCCCTGCCCATGTATGTGAAATAGAACATAGAAACGAAGGCTCTGACTTTCAAGATTGTAGAGGGGAAGATGAAAGCTCTAGAACAGAATCCAGCAGTACAGATTTGTATTATCAAATGATGTTGGAAGCAAACCCTGACAATCCTCTTCTGCTGAGAAACTATGCAAAGTTTTTGCACGAG GTTCAACATGACATGAAGAGAGCAGAACAATATTTCTGCAGGGCCATATTGGCAAGCCCTGGGGATGGAGAGATCATGTCACTGTATGCCAAATTCATTTGGGAAAGCCACAAGGATCCAGCCCGGGCCGAAACTTACTTTGAAAGAGCAGTGAAAGCTGCCCCTGAAGACTG CTATGTTATTGCATCTTATGCTAATTTCCTCTGGACCTgcgaagaggatgaagaggagaatgGCATTACTACAGAATGA